In a genomic window of Halobiforma lacisalsi AJ5:
- a CDS encoding type II toxin-antitoxin system RelE family toxin: MAHEVVLTETLVETLEQFETDDAERIINKLEDIGDFPDHFLDRLKNHPGYKLRVGDFRVLIDWDKDNEVIYAIDAFERKKEYRELGKYREVWGSWRDDE; encoded by the coding sequence GTGGCTCACGAGGTCGTTCTGACGGAGACGTTGGTCGAAACGCTGGAACAGTTCGAGACCGATGATGCCGAGCGGATCATCAACAAGCTGGAGGACATCGGCGACTTCCCGGACCACTTTCTCGACCGGTTGAAGAACCATCCCGGCTACAAGCTTCGCGTCGGCGACTTTCGCGTACTGATCGATTGGGACAAGGACAACGAGGTGATCTACGCCATCGACGCCTTCGAGCGGAAGAAGGAGTACCGCGAACTCGGCAAGTACCGAGAAGTGTGGGGGAGCTGGAGAGACGACGAGTAG
- a CDS encoding mandelate racemase/muconate lactonizing enzyme family protein produces MEITDVESVPIAIPLEEPVSFSNRTLTYRDHAITYVRTSDGHEGVGYSLGYEGAELISEAVESLLEPTLVGEDPRDTERLWREMFDGTVQIGRSGLLLRAISSVDIALWDLKAKAADQPLYKLLGGYAEDVPAYASGGYYRDDKGHDALRGEMSRYLEEGHDVVKMKVGRLPVEEEVERVAAVRDEIGDERTLLLDANGAWDSGTEAIRACRAFEPYDPYFIEEPVMIDSVGAMREVNEAISYPVATGELEGPRYDFERLYSDGAATVLQPDATVCGGITEWLKIAHHAAALDVRIAPHYNWNLHASLVGSIENALWVEYFYRDMDVKVFDDVVADPLEPDDDGRIPLPDDPGHGVELDEDAVQEFAIEN; encoded by the coding sequence GTGGAGATCACAGACGTCGAGAGCGTGCCGATAGCGATTCCCCTGGAGGAACCGGTCTCGTTCTCGAACCGAACCCTGACGTACCGCGATCACGCGATCACCTACGTCCGAACGTCGGACGGGCACGAGGGTGTCGGCTACTCGCTGGGCTACGAGGGCGCGGAGTTGATCTCCGAGGCCGTCGAGTCGCTGCTCGAGCCGACCCTCGTCGGCGAAGACCCCCGCGACACCGAACGGCTGTGGCGCGAGATGTTCGACGGAACGGTCCAGATCGGCCGCTCCGGACTACTCCTGCGGGCGATTTCGTCCGTCGATATCGCGCTGTGGGACCTCAAGGCGAAAGCCGCCGACCAGCCGCTGTACAAGTTGCTCGGCGGCTACGCCGAGGACGTTCCGGCCTACGCGAGCGGGGGCTACTACCGCGACGACAAGGGCCACGACGCCCTGCGGGGCGAGATGAGTCGCTACCTCGAGGAAGGCCACGACGTGGTCAAGATGAAGGTCGGCCGACTGCCGGTCGAGGAAGAGGTCGAGCGCGTCGCCGCCGTCCGCGACGAGATCGGGGACGAGCGTACCCTGCTGCTCGACGCCAACGGCGCGTGGGACAGCGGGACCGAGGCGATCAGAGCCTGTCGCGCGTTCGAACCCTACGACCCGTACTTCATCGAGGAACCCGTCATGATCGACAGCGTCGGGGCGATGCGCGAGGTGAACGAGGCCATCTCGTACCCGGTCGCGACGGGCGAACTCGAGGGGCCGCGCTACGACTTCGAGCGGCTCTACAGCGACGGGGCGGCGACGGTTTTGCAGCCGGACGCGACCGTCTGTGGCGGAATTACGGAGTGGCTCAAGATCGCCCACCACGCGGCCGCGCTGGACGTTCGGATCGCACCGCACTACAACTGGAACCTCCACGCGTCGCTGGTGGGCTCGATCGAGAACGCCCTCTGGGTCGAGTACTTCTACCGCGACATGGACGTCAAGGTCTTCGACGACGTCGTCGCGGATCCGCTCGAGCCGGACGACGACGGCCGGATTCCGCTGCCCGATGATCCGGGCCACGGCGTCGAACTGGACGAGGACGCGGTACAGGAGTTCGCGATCGAGAACTAA
- a CDS encoding DUF362 domain-containing protein gives MHFPDRTEVEDLIGPQPAPTFARVEYDPPTETLADPLAETRSELDVLPLEELDDGATVAVGVGSRGIHMIDEITAEAVTALEDRGFEPVLVPAMGSHGGATPEGQLEILEALGITEERMGAPIEATMDVERLDEVEIGGTETPVYFSAAALEADAVLVINRVKPHTNFSGRLESGLCKMLTVGLGKQRGAQAFHSTALKEGYVPTIESLTAAIRDSVPLLGGIALVENFHEEIGHLEAIPADDLEEREPPLLERAYDEMATLPTDELDLLVVDEIGKEISGAGMDTNVIGRYRVVNAPDPETPEVKLIYVRGLTKKTKGNGNGIGLADVTRRAAVEQLDLQKVYANALTSGSLAKAKLPPVAPDDELAMRVALNGLGGYDPETVRIAWIENTEQLEEFRISEALLEELDDVVTVLEREELVYEDGTARFEPVSE, from the coding sequence ATGCACTTTCCCGACCGAACCGAGGTCGAGGATCTCATCGGGCCCCAGCCGGCCCCGACGTTCGCGCGCGTCGAGTACGACCCGCCGACCGAAACGCTGGCCGATCCCCTGGCGGAGACCCGATCCGAACTGGACGTTCTCCCGCTCGAGGAACTCGACGACGGGGCCACCGTCGCCGTCGGCGTCGGCAGCCGCGGCATCCACATGATCGACGAGATCACGGCCGAGGCAGTCACCGCGCTCGAGGACCGTGGGTTCGAACCGGTGCTGGTCCCGGCGATGGGGAGCCACGGCGGGGCGACCCCCGAGGGCCAACTCGAGATCCTCGAAGCGCTCGGCATCACCGAGGAGCGGATGGGCGCGCCGATCGAGGCGACGATGGACGTCGAGCGACTGGACGAGGTCGAGATCGGCGGGACGGAGACGCCGGTCTACTTCTCGGCGGCCGCGCTCGAGGCCGACGCCGTGCTGGTGATCAACCGGGTCAAGCCCCACACGAACTTCTCGGGACGGCTCGAGAGCGGCCTCTGCAAGATGCTCACCGTCGGCCTGGGCAAACAGCGTGGCGCGCAGGCGTTCCACTCGACGGCGCTCAAGGAGGGATACGTCCCCACCATCGAGTCGCTGACCGCGGCCATCCGCGATTCGGTCCCGTTGCTCGGCGGGATCGCCCTCGTCGAGAACTTCCACGAGGAGATCGGTCACCTCGAGGCGATCCCCGCGGACGACCTCGAGGAACGGGAACCCCCGCTGCTCGAGCGGGCCTACGACGAGATGGCGACGCTGCCGACCGACGAACTCGACCTGTTGGTCGTCGACGAGATCGGCAAGGAGATCTCCGGTGCGGGGATGGACACCAACGTCATCGGCCGGTACCGGGTCGTCAACGCGCCGGATCCGGAGACTCCCGAGGTCAAACTCATCTACGTCCGTGGACTCACGAAGAAGACGAAGGGCAACGGCAACGGGATCGGGCTGGCCGACGTCACTCGCCGGGCGGCAGTCGAGCAACTCGACCTGCAGAAGGTGTACGCCAACGCCCTCACGAGCGGCTCGCTCGCCAAGGCGAAACTCCCGCCGGTCGCGCCCGACGACGAACTCGCCATGCGGGTCGCGCTGAACGGCCTCGGTGGCTACGACCCCGAGACCGTCCGGATCGCCTGGATCGAGAACACAGAGCAACTCGAGGAGTTCCGGATTTCCGAGGCGTTGCTCGAGGAACTGGACGACGTCGTCACGGTCCTCGAGCGGGAAGAACTCGTCTACGAGGACGGCACCGCGCGGTTCGAACCGGTCTCGGAGTAG
- a CDS encoding fumarylacetoacetate hydrolase family protein, giving the protein MQYLARTADGRALLGDDEGYVPLSAAAPDLETVADALPLAAAGDLPDVGDAPADRIDPDHVQFGPPLAEFGTLWGIGLNYEDHAGDLGEDRPEEPASFMKPSTAVTGPGGPIRLPPADRTDGVTAEAELAVVVGRECTDLEDGSEAVDDVIAGYLPVIDMTAEDILQRNPRFLTRAKSFDSFLVVGPAIAVPEEPLDLEELTVRTIVDDEVAAENEIRNMLFPPREIVSFHSRVKTLEPGDLFSTGTPGAEPIDPGDHVRAEVEGIGSVDAPVVR; this is encoded by the coding sequence ATGCAGTACCTCGCACGCACCGCCGACGGCCGGGCGCTGCTGGGCGACGACGAGGGATACGTCCCGCTCTCGGCGGCCGCACCGGACCTCGAGACGGTCGCGGACGCGCTCCCGCTCGCCGCGGCCGGCGACCTCCCCGACGTCGGGGACGCGCCGGCCGACCGGATCGACCCCGACCACGTCCAGTTCGGCCCGCCGCTGGCCGAGTTCGGAACGCTCTGGGGGATCGGGCTGAACTACGAGGACCACGCCGGCGACCTGGGCGAGGACCGCCCGGAGGAGCCGGCCAGTTTCATGAAACCCTCGACCGCGGTGACCGGCCCCGGCGGGCCGATCCGGCTCCCGCCGGCCGACCGGACCGACGGCGTCACGGCCGAGGCCGAACTCGCGGTGGTCGTCGGCCGCGAATGCACCGATCTCGAGGACGGCTCCGAGGCGGTCGACGACGTCATCGCGGGGTACCTGCCGGTCATCGACATGACCGCGGAGGACATCCTCCAGCGCAACCCGCGGTTCCTGACGCGGGCCAAGAGCTTCGATTCGTTCCTCGTCGTCGGGCCGGCGATCGCCGTCCCCGAGGAGCCGCTCGACCTCGAGGAGTTGACGGTCCGGACGATCGTCGACGACGAGGTCGCGGCCGAAAACGAGATCCGGAACATGCTGTTCCCACCCCGCGAGATCGTCTCGTTTCACTCCCGCGTGAAGACACTCGAACCGGGTGACCTGTTCAGCACGGGGACGCCCGGCGCGGAGCCGATCGATCCGGGCGACCACGTCCGGGCCGAGGTCGAGGGGATCGGGTCGGTCGACGCGCCGGTCGTCCGCTGA
- a CDS encoding SDR family oxidoreductase, with protein MDLQIEGNTAVVTASSSGLGKASAKALAREGANVVINGRDEDRLEETREELEEVGSGSVLAQQGDLTEKDDIEALIEATVDEFGGIDHLVTSAGGPPSGPFLETDDEDWYEAYDLLVMSVVRLAREAEPYLTESDHGTIVNITSRSVKEAIDSLVLSNSVRMSVIGLEKTLSKEFAPDVRANAVLPGPHETERIENLVNQAIDRGDYDSYEEGLADWANNPLERVGDPMELGNTVAFLSSPLSGYINGESILIDGGSTGANL; from the coding sequence ATGGATCTCCAGATCGAAGGCAACACCGCGGTGGTAACGGCTTCCTCGAGCGGCCTCGGCAAGGCCTCGGCGAAGGCGCTCGCTCGAGAGGGCGCGAACGTCGTCATCAACGGCCGGGACGAGGACCGACTCGAGGAGACACGCGAGGAACTCGAGGAGGTCGGTTCCGGGAGCGTCCTCGCCCAGCAGGGGGACCTCACGGAGAAAGACGACATCGAGGCGCTGATCGAGGCGACCGTCGACGAGTTCGGCGGCATCGACCACCTCGTGACCAGCGCGGGCGGCCCGCCGTCCGGCCCGTTCCTCGAGACCGACGACGAGGACTGGTACGAGGCCTACGATCTGCTCGTCATGAGCGTCGTCCGGCTCGCCCGCGAAGCGGAACCGTACCTCACCGAGAGCGACCACGGGACGATCGTCAACATCACCTCCCGCAGCGTCAAGGAGGCCATCGACTCGCTCGTCCTGTCGAACTCCGTCCGGATGAGCGTCATCGGCCTCGAGAAGACGCTCTCGAAGGAGTTCGCGCCCGACGTGCGCGCGAACGCCGTCCTGCCCGGCCCCCACGAGACCGAGCGCATCGAGAACCTGGTGAACCAGGCCATCGACCGCGGCGACTACGACTCCTACGAGGAGGGCCTCGCCGACTGGGCGAACAACCCCCTCGAGCGCGTCGGCGACCCGATGGAGCTTGGCAACACGGTCGCGTTCCTCTCCTCGCCGCTGTCGGGGTACATCAACGGCGAGAGCATCCTCATCGACGGCGGATCCACGGGTGCGAACCTATGA
- a CDS encoding mandelate racemase/muconate lactonizing enzyme family protein, translating into MKDFSNQITNRDEHRDVEITDIETCVVDGNFEWNLIKIETDAGVTGIGESYRGGGVPELVEYTKRFLIGENPLDVERLFRRIIQEMSGHGGTTGKVVTAASGIEIALWDAAGKILDVPVYQLLSGKFRDEVRIYCDCHAGEAYAVDDGYTEYADAEAYSPEAYANEARRVVDMGFTALKFDLDLEMDNDPDPFNGRLSNEAVRYKREIVEAVRDEIGYDIDLAFDCHWDYSVESAKRLADELREYDLMWLEDLIPPENMDAQKEVTSATKTPVATGENRFRVHELSDLIYDHGVDIVTPDPTTVGGLKETMRIADRAEENYMPISPHNVCSPIGTMACVHLGAAIPNFDVLEYHALEVDWWDDLLERDEPLIQDGYIEVPEKPGIGVELDESVAEEHRLEGTSGF; encoded by the coding sequence ATGAAGGACTTTTCCAACCAAATCACGAACCGCGACGAGCATCGAGACGTCGAAATAACCGACATCGAGACCTGCGTGGTCGACGGGAACTTCGAGTGGAACCTGATCAAGATCGAGACGGACGCCGGCGTCACCGGGATCGGCGAGTCCTACCGGGGCGGCGGTGTCCCCGAACTCGTCGAGTACACCAAACGTTTCCTGATCGGCGAGAACCCGCTAGACGTCGAGCGCCTGTTCCGCCGGATCATCCAGGAGATGTCCGGCCACGGCGGGACGACCGGCAAGGTCGTTACCGCCGCCTCCGGCATCGAGATCGCGCTCTGGGACGCCGCCGGGAAGATCCTCGACGTCCCCGTCTACCAGTTGCTGAGCGGCAAGTTCCGCGACGAGGTCCGCATCTACTGCGACTGCCACGCCGGCGAGGCCTACGCCGTCGACGACGGTTATACCGAGTACGCCGACGCCGAGGCCTACTCGCCCGAGGCCTACGCCAACGAAGCCCGCCGCGTCGTCGACATGGGCTTTACCGCGCTCAAGTTCGACCTCGATCTCGAGATGGACAACGACCCCGATCCGTTCAACGGTCGGCTGAGCAACGAGGCCGTCCGGTACAAGCGGGAGATCGTCGAAGCGGTTCGCGACGAAATCGGCTACGACATCGACCTCGCGTTCGACTGCCACTGGGACTACAGCGTCGAGAGCGCGAAGCGCCTGGCCGACGAACTCCGGGAGTACGACCTGATGTGGCTCGAGGATCTGATCCCGCCCGAGAATATGGACGCCCAGAAGGAAGTCACCTCGGCGACGAAGACGCCCGTCGCCACCGGCGAGAACCGGTTCCGCGTCCACGAACTCTCCGACCTGATCTACGACCACGGCGTCGACATCGTCACTCCCGATCCGACGACCGTCGGCGGCCTCAAGGAGACGATGCGCATCGCCGACCGCGCCGAGGAGAACTACATGCCGATCTCGCCGCACAACGTCTGTAGCCCGATCGGGACGATGGCCTGTGTCCATCTGGGGGCCGCGATCCCGAACTTCGACGTCCTCGAGTACCACGCTCTCGAGGTCGACTGGTGGGACGACCTCCTCGAGCGCGACGAACCGCTCATCCAGGACGGCTACATCGAGGTCCCCGAGAAGCCGGGCATCGGCGTCGAACTCGACGAGAGCGTCGCCGAAGAGCACCGACTCGAGGGAACGTCCGGGTTCTGA
- a CDS encoding universal stress protein — protein MSRILLPVGLDEQRTERAAEVLSSLPGDPADLEVVALDVVREFDVTGEGEFSSDEVFEKREFPESAEAIIADLEAEGTTVEKRREHGDPAETILEVADEIDADFIVMSGRERSPTGKALFGSVMQSVLLSADCPVVSAID, from the coding sequence ATGTCCCGGATACTGCTTCCAGTCGGGCTGGACGAACAGCGAACGGAACGGGCGGCCGAGGTCCTCTCGTCGCTTCCCGGCGATCCGGCCGACCTCGAGGTCGTCGCCCTGGACGTCGTCAGGGAGTTCGACGTAACCGGCGAGGGCGAATTCAGTTCCGACGAGGTCTTCGAGAAACGCGAGTTCCCGGAAAGCGCCGAGGCGATCATCGCCGACCTCGAGGCCGAGGGGACGACCGTGGAGAAGCGACGCGAACACGGCGACCCCGCCGAGACGATCCTCGAGGTGGCCGACGAGATCGACGCCGATTTCATCGTCATGAGCGGCCGCGAGCGGAGTCCGACCGGGAAGGCGCTGTTCGGGAGCGTGATGCAGTCGGTACTGCTTTCGGCGGACTGTCCGGTCGTGTCCGCGATCGACTGA
- a CDS encoding ribbon-helix-helix domain-containing protein translates to MSTDAGDNGDGDMVKLNVKVPKRLLEEIDELAEELEYTNRSEFIREVLRDTTEPILTPGAQEGVSEGYADVAAGRTMSTDEARERLGIDD, encoded by the coding sequence ATGAGCACGGACGCGGGCGACAACGGTGACGGGGACATGGTGAAGTTGAACGTGAAGGTCCCGAAGCGGCTTCTGGAGGAGATCGACGAACTGGCGGAGGAACTGGAGTACACCAACCGGTCGGAGTTCATCCGTGAGGTGCTGCGCGACACCACGGAACCGATTCTGACGCCCGGCGCGCAGGAGGGTGTCTCGGAGGGCTACGCGGACGTTGCAGCGGGGCGAACGATGTCCACGGACGAGGCCCGCGAACGCCTCGGTATCGACGACTGA
- the thrC gene encoding threonine synthase: MTRRLRCYGCGRTYSIVERKRCECGEPLWFDTLGETGADDGEDTNGFEFDWPDEDWTAGMWRYADALPVSDPPSSGPGPIPGTTPLFRAEGLDEFAGCRLSLKPEGQNPTGSFKDRGTAVGVGYAAAAGHDWIGTVSHGNMALSTSAYAAAAGLECAVFVPADTPPERLALIARHDPHVFRVEGDYGALYHDTLAIERESDLDVTFVNSDTPLRVAGQKTVAYEIVEQYGPDGPDAIVLPLSSGGHASGVWKAVRELEAAGLLETVPQLYFVQAGPCDPVATAYRADRDEVTAVDSGETIAVSIANSDPPSGTRALRAARETGGGVVSVPDDATREAMARLAETAGVSVEPSSAVAVAGVRQLSESGELAPDDDVVTVLTGSGYKERYDVDVDSRARTIALEDLEDELAAITD; encoded by the coding sequence ATGACCCGACGGCTGCGTTGTTACGGCTGTGGGCGGACGTACTCGATCGTGGAACGGAAGCGTTGTGAGTGTGGGGAACCGCTGTGGTTCGACACGCTCGGCGAAACCGGCGCGGACGACGGTGAAGATACGAACGGCTTCGAATTCGACTGGCCCGACGAGGACTGGACCGCCGGCATGTGGCGATACGCGGACGCCCTCCCGGTGTCCGACCCGCCCTCGAGCGGCCCGGGCCCGATCCCGGGGACGACGCCCCTGTTCCGCGCCGAGGGCCTCGACGAGTTCGCCGGCTGTCGCCTCTCGCTGAAACCCGAAGGGCAGAATCCCACCGGGAGCTTCAAGGATCGCGGGACGGCCGTCGGCGTCGGTTACGCCGCGGCGGCCGGCCACGACTGGATCGGGACCGTCTCCCACGGGAACATGGCCCTGAGCACGAGCGCCTACGCCGCGGCGGCCGGCCTCGAGTGTGCCGTCTTCGTACCCGCGGACACCCCGCCCGAACGCCTCGCGTTGATCGCGCGCCACGACCCACACGTCTTCCGTGTCGAGGGGGACTACGGCGCGCTCTACCACGATACGCTCGCCATAGAGCGCGAGAGCGACCTCGACGTGACGTTCGTCAACTCCGATACCCCGCTTCGGGTGGCCGGCCAGAAGACGGTGGCGTACGAAATCGTCGAACAGTACGGACCCGACGGGCCGGACGCGATCGTCCTTCCGCTCAGCAGCGGCGGGCACGCCAGCGGCGTCTGGAAAGCCGTCCGCGAACTCGAGGCGGCGGGGCTACTCGAGACCGTGCCCCAGCTCTACTTCGTCCAGGCTGGCCCCTGCGATCCGGTCGCGACGGCCTACCGGGCGGACCGCGACGAGGTGACCGCGGTCGACTCCGGGGAGACGATCGCCGTCTCGATCGCCAACAGCGATCCGCCGAGCGGCACCCGCGCACTGCGGGCGGCCCGCGAGACCGGCGGCGGGGTCGTCTCGGTTCCCGACGACGCGACCCGCGAGGCGATGGCGCGGCTGGCCGAGACCGCGGGCGTCTCCGTCGAACCCTCGAGCGCGGTCGCGGTGGCCGGCGTCCGTCAGCTCTCGGAATCGGGCGAGTTGGCCCCCGACGACGACGTGGTCACCGTGCTGACCGGTTCCGGATACAAGGAACGGTACGACGTCGACGTCGACTCTCGCGCACGGACGATCGCTCTCGAGGACCTCGAGGACGAACTCGCGGCGATCACCGACTAA
- a CDS encoding IclR family transcriptional regulator, with the protein MGEPNDETIQTTKTSLEVVHTLQEIGPARLSEIADRLDMAESTTHRHLQTLRDLRYVSRDGDRYQLGLRFTRLGRAARTRDPAYEMTQSHVQELAEETGERSQFVVEDHGLGIYVHVETGSRAVRAGFGVGRQIHLHSSSAGKAILANYPRERVDGIIDRWGLPALTDHTITDREELYDELEAVRERGVAFNRKEHVDGINGTAVPVRRDGEVLGALAVAGPSHRLTGDEFEQEVPDMMLAAANELELNVTYATPESADDHIVE; encoded by the coding sequence ATGGGGGAACCGAACGACGAGACGATCCAGACCACGAAAACGAGCCTCGAAGTGGTCCATACGCTCCAGGAGATCGGTCCCGCCCGACTCTCGGAGATCGCGGACCGACTCGACATGGCCGAGAGCACCACTCACCGCCACCTCCAGACGCTGCGGGACCTCCGGTACGTCTCGCGGGACGGGGACCGGTACCAGCTCGGACTCCGGTTTACCCGACTTGGCCGGGCCGCCCGAACCAGGGATCCCGCCTACGAGATGACCCAGTCCCACGTCCAGGAGTTGGCCGAGGAAACGGGCGAACGGTCCCAGTTCGTCGTCGAGGACCACGGACTCGGCATCTACGTCCACGTCGAGACCGGGAGCCGGGCCGTCCGGGCCGGCTTCGGCGTCGGGCGACAGATCCACCTGCACAGTTCCTCCGCGGGGAAAGCCATCCTCGCGAACTATCCGCGGGAGCGCGTCGACGGGATCATCGACCGATGGGGGCTGCCGGCCCTGACCGACCACACGATCACCGACCGCGAGGAACTCTACGACGAACTCGAGGCGGTCCGGGAACGCGGCGTCGCGTTCAACCGCAAGGAACACGTCGACGGGATCAACGGTACCGCCGTCCCCGTCAGACGCGACGGCGAGGTGCTGGGTGCGCTCGCAGTCGCCGGGCCATCTCACCGGCTGACCGGCGACGAGTTCGAACAGGAGGTACCGGACATGATGCTCGCGGCCGCCAACGAACTCGAGTTGAACGTGACCTACGCCACCCCGGAGAGCGCCGACGACCACATCGTGGAGTAA
- a CDS encoding transposase, protein MAKEKDEDADRDPESKGEIHERWERKGEISSRYTEAKSKLPDDPRTDPWAYTGLLSRNPAKNITPPLWEAIKSEAYRVYRWSVERDRYDGLESPEHRLAKALGKVQLRHYYWSKGTNENLTENLDGEDATRLYLFFDLSALNQSGVARAIKNPDIREALGIENSVSQPTLNRMPGRMDEETRHYYASETETLVRQLQDTKLEHWFRDPTPDTIVTDGEGFPPVQVIARELRSKTFKYLRLKRDSSTEVTKDAALRVLIAAANGNGFVNDAAKNLKYKGFYDDGDIPTGQNLTHHLRKSSRENVVQMFREANERLFEIAARHGYFPDNAEVAIDITDWPFYGDSESSEFIRGTKPGRNYSWAWKYITLALVGTDTPLILVILPVHDKTKTPKYIRRMLRLSRQHLNIGRVYLDAGTEFYNSDTISTITEQGLELVMQGRKSVKTIKHFLNGMARADLRSSYYPYGVGSLDEDSYYAVGLKSDKTVKLRKSDADEPMDDYTYFYTNLHPEEVPPEELGEAYRRRWGIETDFRVIKEEFLAKCGSRNPALRAFYFNFAAHLFNIWTVANILRAEETGESLSEGKQLTAGELMQAIELLVS, encoded by the coding sequence GTGGCAAAGGAGAAAGACGAAGACGCTGACCGTGATCCCGAGTCGAAGGGCGAGATCCACGAGCGGTGGGAGAGGAAGGGAGAGATTTCAAGCCGGTACACCGAGGCCAAGAGCAAACTGCCGGACGACCCGCGGACTGATCCTTGGGCGTACACGGGTCTCCTGAGCCGGAATCCGGCCAAGAACATCACGCCGCCGCTGTGGGAAGCCATCAAATCAGAGGCCTACCGCGTCTACCGTTGGTCGGTGGAACGTGATCGGTACGACGGCCTGGAGTCTCCCGAGCATCGACTCGCAAAGGCACTCGGGAAGGTCCAGCTTCGGCACTACTACTGGTCGAAAGGGACGAACGAGAACCTCACGGAGAATCTGGACGGAGAGGACGCGACGCGGCTGTATCTGTTCTTCGACCTCTCGGCACTCAACCAGTCGGGCGTCGCTCGTGCGATCAAGAATCCTGACATCCGGGAGGCGTTGGGCATCGAGAACTCGGTGAGTCAGCCGACACTGAACCGAATGCCGGGGCGGATGGACGAAGAAACGCGGCACTACTACGCGAGCGAGACTGAAACGCTGGTTCGGCAGTTGCAGGACACGAAGCTCGAACACTGGTTCCGTGACCCGACGCCGGACACGATAGTCACAGACGGTGAGGGATTCCCGCCAGTCCAGGTCATCGCCCGAGAACTGCGCTCGAAGACGTTCAAGTACCTCCGACTGAAGCGCGACAGCAGTACCGAAGTGACGAAGGACGCGGCGCTTCGGGTGCTCATCGCTGCCGCGAACGGCAACGGCTTCGTCAACGACGCCGCAAAGAATCTCAAGTACAAGGGGTTCTACGACGATGGAGATATTCCGACTGGCCAGAACCTCACTCACCACCTTCGGAAGTCCTCGCGGGAGAATGTCGTACAGATGTTCCGTGAGGCGAACGAGCGACTGTTCGAGATCGCCGCCAGACACGGCTACTTTCCCGACAATGCGGAGGTCGCTATTGACATCACGGACTGGCCGTTCTACGGTGATTCAGAGAGCAGCGAGTTCATTCGCGGGACGAAGCCGGGGCGGAACTACTCGTGGGCATGGAAGTACATCACGCTCGCTCTTGTCGGGACTGACACACCACTCATCTTGGTGATCCTACCGGTCCATGACAAGACGAAGACGCCGAAGTACATCCGTCGGATGCTCCGTCTGAGCCGACAACACCTGAATATCGGCCGCGTCTACCTTGACGCAGGGACGGAGTTCTACAACTCGGACACGATTTCGACCATCACCGAGCAGGGGCTGGAACTGGTGATGCAGGGCCGCAAGTCGGTGAAGACGATCAAGCACTTCCTGAACGGGATGGCGCGCGCCGATCTGCGGTCGTCGTACTACCCCTACGGCGTCGGCTCCCTCGACGAAGACAGCTACTACGCGGTCGGGCTGAAGTCGGACAAGACGGTGAAACTGCGGAAGTCAGACGCTGATGAGCCGATGGACGACTACACGTACTTCTACACGAACCTGCATCCCGAAGAGGTCCCGCCGGAAGAGTTGGGTGAGGCGTACCGCCGTCGGTGGGGCATCGAAACGGACTTCCGCGTGATCAAGGAGGAGTTCCTCGCCAAGTGTGGGTCTCGAAACCCGGCGCTTCGGGCGTTCTATTTCAACTTCGCGGCGCACCTCTTCAACATCTGGACGGTGGCGAACATCCTCCGTGCTGAGGAGACGGGTGAATCCTTGAGCGAGGGGAAGCAACTGACTGCTGGTGAGCTGATGCAGGCCATCGAACTGCTGGTGAGCTGA
- a CDS encoding cupin domain-containing protein, with translation MKPVEFDDAETYEPDEGWQRRALAGSDEFSFEWFEKPPGHSSPMHHHENEQVCLCLEGELTVTTEDGDAVTLEQYDSVWLESDEPHKVENTGDERAVGLDVFAPGRSFDFWTDRED, from the coding sequence ATGAAGCCGGTCGAGTTCGACGACGCCGAGACCTACGAGCCCGACGAGGGCTGGCAGCGCCGCGCGCTGGCCGGCAGCGACGAGTTCAGCTTCGAGTGGTTCGAGAAGCCGCCGGGCCACAGTTCGCCGATGCACCACCACGAGAACGAGCAGGTCTGTCTCTGCCTCGAGGGCGAGTTGACCGTCACCACCGAGGACGGCGACGCCGTCACCCTCGAGCAGTACGACTCGGTGTGGCTCGAGTCCGACGAACCGCACAAGGTCGAGAACACCGGCGACGAGCGCGCGGTCGGCCTCGACGTGTTCGCCCCCGGCCGCTCGTTCGACTTCTGGACCGATCGGGAGGACTGA